In Bacteroidota bacterium, one DNA window encodes the following:
- a CDS encoding cold shock domain-containing protein: MKKGTVKFYNESKGYGFISEEGSGKEYFVHMSGLIDVIHDGDTVEFELKEGKKGLNAVEVKVI, translated from the coding sequence ATGAAAAAAGGAACAGTAAAATTTTATAATGAATCTAAAGGATATGGATTCATTAGTGAAGAAGGATCAGGAAAAGAATACTTTGTACACATGTCTGGATTAATTGACGTAATTCACGATGGTGATACAGTAGAATTTGAATTGAAAGAAGGAAAAAAAGGATTAAACGCAGTAGAAGTAAAAGTAATATAA
- a CDS encoding response regulator: MKEKLLNISLLFVEDEEEPRKNIADILKRRVVSFFVAENAEKALDIYEKNKPDIVLTDIQMPGMDGLQMLEKIKEKNPQVKLIVMTAFTNINYLLKSIDLQVDGYIVKPVRKAKLLSTIKKQTEIIFSQQKLILQEKELAISEENYRILTETLEDIVVRISITGEMLYVSPAVKKFAGYSAEEETGNHVSKYFVYQEELQKGLEFIAKEILRKNSGTFEFQFLPANKKPFPVELSYTPLIANNKVIAFQAVLRNISKRKESEEAIRSKNLQLQERNEELDAFSHTVAHDLINPLSTIMGFADLLIDQNYEITDNERLKYTDIIAQNARKSQQIINSLLLFASVRKSEILLEEIDMEAIVNEALIRLSPMIKSSKAKITKPKVWPTPIGFAPWIEEVLVNYLSNALKYGGSPPLIEIGFEITEPQNLSNKTIRFWVKDQGLGISPENQKLIFNKFERLHQLKTEGYGLGLSIVRRIIEKLGGKVGVESESGNGSMFYFTIPSKVYTNKNSAKNPKITNKEPELLLKNLKILIVEDEKSSELHLSLITKKISREILTAKNGIEAVEICRTNPDIDLILMDIKMALMNGHAATRTIREFNKEVIIIAQTAFALPGDKEEAIRAGCTDYITKPLDPEKLFMMIFKYLGD; this comes from the coding sequence AAAAAAATAAGCCCGACATAGTTCTTACTGATATTCAAATGCCAGGAATGGATGGACTCCAAATGCTTGAAAAAATCAAAGAAAAGAATCCACAGGTAAAACTAATTGTAATGACTGCTTTTACAAATATTAATTATTTGTTAAAGTCGATTGATTTACAAGTCGATGGATATATTGTAAAACCTGTACGAAAAGCAAAACTTCTTTCAACTATAAAAAAACAGACTGAAATTATTTTTTCACAGCAAAAGCTAATCCTTCAAGAAAAAGAATTAGCTATAAGCGAAGAAAATTATCGCATCTTAACAGAAACTCTTGAAGATATTGTTGTCAGAATATCGATCACAGGCGAGATGTTATACGTAAGTCCTGCTGTTAAGAAATTTGCAGGATATTCTGCTGAGGAGGAAACCGGAAATCACGTATCAAAATATTTTGTATATCAGGAAGAGTTACAGAAAGGTCTTGAATTTATTGCAAAAGAAATATTAAGGAAAAATAGTGGTACTTTTGAGTTTCAGTTTCTTCCAGCAAACAAGAAACCATTTCCTGTAGAATTGAGTTATACACCACTTATAGCAAATAATAAAGTAATTGCATTTCAGGCTGTATTACGAAATATATCGAAAAGAAAAGAATCTGAAGAAGCCATTCGTAGTAAAAATTTGCAGCTACAAGAGCGAAATGAAGAATTAGATGCTTTTTCGCATACAGTTGCACACGATCTGATAAATCCGCTCAGCACTATAATGGGTTTTGCCGACCTTCTCATCGACCAAAACTATGAAATAACTGACAATGAAAGGTTGAAATACACAGATATAATTGCCCAAAATGCAAGAAAATCGCAACAAATAATTAATAGTTTACTACTTTTTGCAAGTGTAAGAAAATCTGAAATTTTGCTTGAAGAAATAGATATGGAAGCGATTGTAAACGAAGCATTAATTCGTTTATCTCCAATGATTAAAAGTAGTAAGGCAAAAATTACTAAACCCAAAGTTTGGCCTACACCTATTGGATTTGCACCCTGGATAGAAGAAGTTTTGGTAAATTATTTAAGCAATGCACTAAAATATGGAGGATCTCCCCCACTCATTGAAATTGGATTTGAAATAACAGAACCGCAAAATCTATCTAATAAAACAATACGCTTTTGGGTTAAAGACCAAGGTTTAGGAATTAGCCCCGAAAATCAAAAACTAATATTCAATAAATTTGAGCGACTTCATCAATTAAAAACCGAAGGTTACGGTTTAGGACTCTCAATTGTTCGCCGTATTATCGAAAAGTTAGGCGGAAAAGTTGGAGTAGAAAGTGAATCAGGCAATGGATCAATGTTTTATTTTACAATTCCCAGTAAAGTTTATACTAACAAAAATTCGGCAAAGAATCCGAAAATTACAAATAAAGAACCTGAGCTCTTATTGAAGAATCTAAAAATTCTAATAGTAGAAGACGAAAAATCATCGGAATTGCACCTAAGTTTGATTACAAAAAAAATAAGTCGAGAGATTTTAACTGCAAAGAATGGTATCGAAGCTGTTGAAATTTGTCGCACTAATCCAGATATTGATTTAATATTAATGGATATTAAAATGGCACTTATGAATGGTCATGCGGCAACAAGGACAATTCGAGAGTTTAACAAAGAAGTAATAATAATTGCTCAAACAGCATTTGCACTTCCGGGCGATAAGGAAGAAGCGATACGTGCCGGCTGTACAGATTATATTACAAAACCTTTAGATCCCGAAAAACTTTTTATGATGATATTCAAATATCTGGGAGATTAG